The following DNA comes from Nitrososphaerales archaeon.
AGACCCCTATCGAATATACCTTCGAGCACCGAATACTTTGCCTAGCGATGTGAAGGATTTATTGATAGATCTGGCCGATCAGGATATTCAGAGGCTTGCTATAGATGCTCTGGTAAAGACGGGGATCTTTATACGTAGGTTGATTCACGTTGCGAAGAAGTTCGGTGCGATCGATAAAAGTATCGATTTGAGTAGTGTGAGATTACAGAGTATCATAGAGGGTTTACGAGGCTCGATAGTCTACGATGAGGCTGTAAAGACTATGCTGGAAGTTGATGTCGATATTACACGTACCATTCAGTTCATTCAATCGATGAAGAGAGGGGATATTGAGATAGTGGTTCTCGATATCGAAGAATTCTCGCCGATATCGAGGATAGGTATACAGAAGGTCGCAAGGAGGACCGAGCTGATAAGGCCAGAGAGGCTCAAGAGGATCATTCTGGAATCGACCAAGGCAAGGTTGTTAAATGAGGGAAGGACGGTCATATGTGTAGAGTGCTGGGATTATGTAGACACGATAGCGATCAAAGATCTACGTGAAGGATTAAGGTGCCCATACTGCTCTTCTTCGAGGTTGGCCTTACTTGATGAGAGTGAGGAGAAGGCAAGGCTCCTCTCCTCCTCGATCCGAAGTGGCAAAGTGCTGAAGAGGCTCAAGAGGATCTTTAAGAAAGTCCTTAAAACATCCGAGCTCTACGCGAAGTATGGCTTTGCAGCAGCCATCGTACTAGCGGGAAAAGGGATCGGTATTTCGGAGGCGAGCAAGATTCTTGAGAGAGAAAATGATATAAATGATCGGTTGATCGAGCTCATCATCGATGCTGAAAGGAGGGCTTTGAAGAGGCGTTACTTTACATCCTGAGCATCTGATACTGGAGTCGCTAGTAACAGACTTATCAGAGTCTTCTGATCGACTTCAGCCCTCGTCCTCCAACCGATATATAGCATATCATCCTTATCTTGAATCAAATACCCTCTTCTTATAAATCGATCGAGGTTCAAATCCACCTTCCACTGAGGGAACTTCTCCTTTAAGAGTTGCTCAACCTCTTTCCTCGGTGACTTCCCTCTATGGGCGATTATATACGCTAGTGATGCGGCCAAACATGCTAGATCATCGATTCGAAATTCGGAGGCCTCAACCTCACTTTGAGTAGGATGGCTCTTAAATATCACGAAGAACCTAGCCCTATCCAACTCCTCTACAGATGTTTCATCGATCTCTTCTCCTTTCTCTGAGATTATCTTCAAATCCAGCCCCAATCTATCTAAATCCTCTCTTAAAATAGGTATCATCTTCTCGTAATCCTTTCCTAAAGCCTTCTTTAACTCCCAACCCTTTACACCCGGTGATTTGAACCTTTGAAATAGTAACATCTGATAAGCCCTCTTCAGCCTCCTCCTTATCTCAACCTCTTCCGACACCCTTCCTCACCTCAAGCACATTCCTCCAACGTTCGTAATCGAGAGATATGGCTATCGATCGAGGCATTGTTATGGTTTTGTCACTTTTCTCATCAATTTTGCGAGGGATTAAAGTCATCCTCTCTTCGATCGGATCGATCTTCAACTTCACATAACCTCCAGATATGAGAAAGCTGATCAAGTATGCCCTCATGACCGTCTCTTCAAAACTCTCTTTTGTGATAAATTCCCAATAATCTATACTANNNNNNNNNNNNNNNNNNNNNNNNNNNNNNNNNNNNNNNNNNNNNNNNNNNNNNNNNNNNNNNNNNNNNNNNNNNNNNNNNNNNNNNNNNNNNNNNNNTTCTCAGCAAACTCTTCCTTACTCATAATCTTCAGAGCGATCAATTCGGATAAGGATAATGAACCAGGGCTTACCTCATTAACCTCTTCCTTCTTAAATCTCTCTTTCAGTGGAAGGAGTTGGTTCCAATAATCGATGGCCTTCTTCAATCGAGAAGGGAATATCTGCCGAATACTCACTATGGGGTGCCATGAATTTATGAAGATCTCAACTAGCCTTTCAATAGATGCTGCCCTGATCTTCAATTCGATCATCAAAGGATCGATATAAAGTGATGATGCTCGATACTTGACCCACTCGCCTTGCAACTTCACAATCGATGAGAGTTGGTTCAAAGCTTCAACATCGAGCAGAAGCTCATCCAAGAGCTTCCAATGTGGTAAGTACCTTCTAAGCAATTCTAACGATCTCTTAACATCTAGCTCGAATGGATCGCCCTTCCTCTCTATCGCTTTACATAGATCGATGATCCTCAATAGTAAAGAGATCCACTCTTGCCTATCCCTTTTAGAGGCCTTGGTATCTTTGCTCAACATCGTTCCTCCATTTTGAAAACACCTTTTAATTTTATTTTCAAAAACATTTTCAGATTTACCTTTTTACCTTTTCGTTATAACCTCCTTAACCTCAGACTTACCATGCTCATTCTGGACGATGATGATATTTACATTTTCATCGATGAATGTCAATTGGCTCGGGGTGATCAAGATGTATTGAATCTGCCCTAACTCCTTTATGTGTGATAAAATCATCTGAAACATAACCTCCCGATTCTTCGGATCCATATGTACATCAAATTCATCCACTGCTCTAAATGGTGAAAGTACCAATTGTTGTAAAGATAGTAGGAAAGCCATTATCGATACACTCCTCTCCCCTCCACTCTGTGTATAGGCATCGAGAACCATCATCGGAGCGCCTCGGAATCCGACCAGCAATTCTAATCCGGCACTCTCTACATCATCCTCACCGATCAATCTAACATAGCCTGTAGCATTGATCTTCGACAAGATCGCTCGATAACGAGGATTGACTTCGTCTAACAACCTTCTAATGGCATCTCTCCACACCCTCCTCCTCTCCTCCAACTCCTTCAAGACCCTCTGTTTATTCTCATTTACCAATTGAAGCCTCGACTTCAATTCTTCATAATTCTTCGAATAACTCTCATAAATCTCCACAGCATCCTCTGGTACATCGCCCAGACTCNNNNNNNNNNNNNNNNNNNNNNNNNNNNNNNNNNNNNNNNNNNNNNNNNNNNNNNNNNNNNNNNNNNNNNNNNNNNNNNNNNNNNNNNNNNNNNNNNNNNTCGACTTCAATTCTTCATAATTCTTCGAATAACTCTCATAAATCTCCACAGCATCCTCTGGTACATCGCCCAGACTCTCTAGATGTGCATTTACCAACTTGATCTCTTCAGCAATCTCTGTAACTGTCCTCTCGGTTTCGATGCGAGGTGCTGCCCTTTCCAATTGAGTTGATAATTGGGCTAGGCTCGACTCTACATCACTTATCGACCTTTTGATCCCTGCAATCTCATGCTCCACCGTCTTCTTCTTAAAGTTTAATATGGCTTCCTCTACACGGTTGGATACATACTTCTCGATCTCAGACTCTATCTTCTTGTCTAGATCGTTCAGCTCTGCTTGATGCTCTAAAATCTCTTTATTCAATTCTGATGACTTTCTTCTAAATTCCTCCATCTTATCGTTCATTAAACTCACTATATACGTGAAATGTGGAATCAAGTTTTGAAGATCTTTGCCCGATTCGATCGGTATTTGGATTAGGATCTTCTGTAGAGATTCTTCAAGATTCACTATTCGGCCTTGTAATTCACTTGAAACTTTGATCCACGTCTCTCCAACAGCCTTCTCCTTCTCCAACCTTAATAGTGAGAAGTAAAGTTTTCTCAATTGAGTCTGAAGGTTCGATAGATTCTGCCGGATTTTCTGCACACTCTCCCCGACCCTTTCTATCTGATTCTTTAAATCCTCAAGGATCCTCTCATGGGTGGTGAGTTTCGATTTTAAAGACTCAAGCGTACGTTCATACTTTAACGCCTGGGCCCACACGTACTCTCTCTCAAGGTACTCCTTCCTCTCCTTCAGACCCTTCTTCAGTAGATACTTATCGTATACACTCTTCCAGTAATCCAAAGTCTGGCTCGCAGTATCGAGAATCTGTATCAAGGATCTCTCTTCACTTATCAATCCAGATAACTTCGCCTCTGCATCACTTATCCTTTCACGATACTCACGAAAACCTACGGACTCTTCGACCATCTTTAACTTCTCCTGAGGGGACATCGTCGCGAACTCTTCGATCATCCCTTGGTGCATGATGATCAATAGATTATCAGGGTGAATACCGAATCTTTCGAGCAACCTCCTCACATCATTCTTACTGACTTCACGGTAATCTGCTTCGTACCAATAAGAGCCATCAGACTTTAGGTATCGGGAGAGCATGAATGTATCCGATCTTCCGATCGGTATGGGCCTCTTACCATCTCTCGCTCTATTATCGAATATGAGGCTCACTCTCGCAACATCCTTACCATGTCTGATCAAATCGCTCAACCTTCGAGATCTTTCCGTGTACGCTTGTCCTAAGGCGACCGCTATTCCTAAGAGGATCGAAGATTTACCAGATCCATTCGGCCCACAGATTATATTCAATCCGGGCTTTAAACGTATCCGTGCGTATTCATAACTCATAAAATTCTCTAAGATCACTTCCTCTATAATCGTAGAGGATCGATATTTGTCTCTTGGAGTTATAAAATCTTTCTTTATCTCCAAATCTACCACACTAATGTTACTAGGTGGTAAAAAGCTGTTGCGGAATTTATTTAGACAATCCTGTCGAATTAAGGTATAATGCCTTCTTTACCTCAAACCAATCGACATTGGTATTTACGCAGCCATCGTGCAGAAGAGGTACCACAAACGGGATTATATTAAACCTCTCTGAAAGACAGATGCCCATCACGAGCTCCTTTAAGCAGGCTACACCGAGACATGCGTGAGGTTTGAACCGTTTAAATATGTTCTCTACCATGGTGCCACCGGGCAAGATAAATACACGGTAGCCGATCCTTTCAGCCTCTCCCTTTATATCCTTTATACCGCAACCTCCACACCCTTTACATTCATAACCATACTGGTCAAGTTCTGCCTTACATTCTTTTGAGCGTAGGCATTGGGGGAGGAGTAAGACTCTATTTTGATAAGGTGTGCTTGCAAACCGATCTTTATGCTTCGTATTCTTCGATTCTAAATATAGCATGATAATTTCTCGTTCATCGATATTGAGCGTAGCCGCAAACCTTTCTAATTCAGAAATCGTCTGGCTTACCAGTTTTGTCTTTGCAACCTTTCGTAAAAAGCGTACGAGTGTACTCTGTCGCCTTTTGACCACGAACCTATTATGTTTTCATAATAATTAAATTTTACCACATCCGATCGAAACGAATGTATATCATCTAACAATCATTGATGGTTTATCGATTTCTCAATCCTCATCGATACCTTAATTAACTTATTTAGGATTCTAATTTGAAGGGTTTTAATTGAAGGTCTTGGTAAGTGTTGTGAATTTAAAAGAGGCGATGGATGCATTAAATGCTGATGTTGATATCATCGATGTGAAGAACCCTTCGGAGGGTGCTTTGGGTGCAAACTTCCCTTGGGTCCTATCTGAAATTCAAAGGTATGTGGGAGGGAGGGCTGAAGTTAGCGCTACCATAGGTGATTTACCATACCTTCCCGGAACGGCTTCTTTGGCCGCCCTTGGTGCTGCTTCTTGTGGTGTAGATTACGTGAAGGTGGGATTATTCGGTCCAAAGAATCCAAAGGAAGCATCGAGAATGATCAAGACCATCTCTAAATCTCTTAAAGGTTATAAGAGTAAGGTGATCGCTGCTGGCTATGCGGACTATTTCAAGTATGGCTGCGTTAATCCATTAGAGTTGCCTCAGTACGTTGCGAATGCCGATGGTGCGGGGATCCTGATCGATGTAAAAGAGAAGAATGAGAACGGACTCTTTCATTACTTTACTACCGATCGACTCAAAAGATTCGTTAGAGAAGCGCATGAGTATGGTCTAACGGTGGCTCTGGCTGGGCATCTAGGTATCGGAGATGTGGCGAAGGTGTATGAAGTAGGTGCCGATATAATCGGGGTGAGAAGATCTGTGTGTAAGATCGTTAACAATGGAAGAGTTAGATTAGATAAAGATTTGGTAAAAGAGCTCATCGATGTTGTAAGGAGGTTTTCATAAGCAAATCGAGTCGATTTCAATTAATGCTATGTGGTTATAAATCTGCAAAATAAGATAAAGGAAATATCAGCATAGCAAGAGATCATCGATGCTATTGCTTCTTATCTTTCACCTCTCAGATGGAAGGATTTAGATCAAGAGGTTTTTACGATCGATTCATCGATGAGAGGATGAAGAGGATAGAGATATCGATTCGATTTAGTTTATAAAATTCCTAGCCCTATGACAATTAAGTGAATAATCGATTTGGATTTTGAGCTTTCACAAGAGCAACTTCAAATCAAGGATGAAGTTAAGGAGTTTTGTGAGAAGGAGTTTAGGCCAGAAGTCGCCATCGAATTCGAAAGAAAGGAGGAGTATCCCATTGAAATCTATAGAAGGGCCGCTAAACTCGGTTTAACATGCATCTCAGTACCAAAAGAGTATGGTGGGCGTGGTCTAGGTTTCTTCGAATCCTGCTTGGTCGTTGAAGAGATGTGCAAAGCCGATTCAACGCTCGGTGTGGCGGTATCCACTGGAAATTATGGGAGTGATCTGATCCTAACCTATGGAACCGAAGAGCAGAAAGAGAGGTACTTGCCCCCTATCTGTAGAGGCGAATATCTATCATCAGCGGCATTCACAGAACCCGATACTGGGAGTGATATAACCCACATAAAGACTACAGCTTTGAGGTTTGGTAAAGAATGGCGATTAAATGGTACCAAATCCTTCATCTTGAATGCTCCACTCGCTAACTTTATCGTAGTACTGGCCCAGACCGATATCGATGCAAATCCTCCTTACAAAGGTGAAACACTATTCGTTGTTGAGAAGGGTACTCCGGGTTTATTCGTCAAAAATCAAAGTGGTAAGATGGGTATTAGGTGCTGTGTGACTGGTGAGGTAACACTAAAGGACGTTAGAGTTACAGATTGGAACCTCGTTGGTGAGTTAAATAGGGGTTTCTACAACGCATTGAGCTTCCTCGATAAGTATAGGGTATTCGTTGCAGCACAGGCTACTGGAATGGCCCAAGGTGCGTGGGAAATCGCCTTCAAATACGCTAAAGGTAAGCATATTGAGGGGCAACCACTATTACACCATCAGGCTATAGGCTTCCCTCTCGCAGAGATCGCCACAAAGGTAGAGGCTGCGAGGCTCTTGACTTACAAGGCCGCGAAACTCATCGATATGAATAGGATGGATCCCATGTTATCAGCTATGGCAAAGCTGTATGCAAGTCGTGTGGCTGTCGAAGCTACAGATTTCGCTATTCAAACCTTAGGGGGGAAGGGTTACTTTAGCGAGTACAGGGTTGAAAGGTATCATCGGGATGCGAAAGTAACCGAGATATATGAAGGGACGAGTGAAATTCAACGGTTAACGATACTTAAGTATCTCATCAAGAGGTTTTGATTTTATACTTTTGTTGGTAACATTATCCTAAGTGGTCCTTTTGAGGAAGGTTGCGGTAATCGGTGTAGGCTCTTCAAAGTTTGGTGTAAGGAATGATGTCAATATCCTTGAATTGATCTTTGAAGCATTCAAACACTCCATAGATGATGCAAGTATAAGCCCGAAGGAGATAGAGCTTCTTACGCTCGGTTCGGCCGGTGCTGCTCTCTGGTACGAGGAGGTTACTCCAGCAGCGCTCGTTGCAGAGTACTGCGGATTGAGTGGTATAGGTATTCTTCGATGTGAAGCAGCGTGTGCCAGTGGGGGTAGTGCACTTGCAACGGCGTATTGGGCCATAGCCTCTAAACAGGTAGATGTCGCTATTACCATCGGTTTTGAGAAGATGTGGCAGGTGGATACACCATTCACAATAGAATTGATAGGGCGTGCCGGCCATTACCTTTGGGAGTTCCATAACTTCGGAATGACCTTTCCCGCTTACTACGCTCTCTATGCACGGGCCCACATGTCAAAGTATGGTACGGATGAGGAGGATCTGGCCCTTGTAGCTGTTAAAAATCATAAGTATGGCTCGATGAACCCCCTCGCTCACATTCAAAAAAGAGTTACGGTAGAAGAAGTCTTAAACTCACCTATAATAGCATCACCTTTGAAACTCCTTGACTGTTGCCCCATATCCGATGGTGCCACATCGATCATCTTAGCATCTGAGGATAAGGTTAGAGAGTTGGGCATCGATACACCCATATGGATCGCAGCTATAGGCTTCGCTTCTGAAAAGGCAAGTATCAATAAGCGATCCAGTTACGTAGGCTTAGAATCTACGGTCATCGCATCACAAAGAGCCTATAGGATGGCGAAGGTGAGCCCTGAGCAGATCGATGTTGCTGAAGTCCACGATTGCTTTACCATCGCTGAAATTATGGCCTATGAAGATTTAGGATTCTGTAAGAAGGGTGAAGGTAGGAGGCTCATTCGTGAGGGCCAGACCGAAATAGGGGGGAAGATCCCTGTAAATGTGGATGGTGGCTTAAAGGCTAAAGGCCATCCGATAGGTGCTACGGGCTGCTCCATGATATATGAACTCACACGACAACTTAGAGAAGAAGTTACGAAGGAGGGGAGGCAGGTACCGATGAAGAACTATGTAGCTCTAGCTCACAACGTAGGTGGTACTGGACAATACTGCTATGTTACGATACTGAGGAGGTAGATCGGATGATCGAAAGTACGGAGCCCACTATAAGATCTAGAGAGTTAAAGATCGTTTATGAAATTCCCGTAAAAAGGCTCATAAGTTTTTTGGAGGGGTTGAAGCAAGGTAAGCTCGTAACGACGAAGTGTAAAAGGTGTGGTACGGTTCATTTCCCACCCGTTGCAGATTGTTCGAATTGTTTAAATTCTGAAATGGAATGGATAGAGCTTAGTAACGAGGCTACGATCGAAACCTTTACATACGTCACTACAAAGCCTTTAACCTTTCAGAGAGATCCGCCCTACATCATAGCTATCGGGAGGTTGAAGGAAGGCATCAGGATCCTCGCACGGTTAACGGGTATGAGGCCAGAAGAGGTTAAGATAGGTATGAAGGCAAAGCTTGTAATTAAGATGATTTCGGATGATCGATTCACTTATGAATTATACCCTTTTAAAGATACTAAAGATGATCATAGAGAAGGCTTTTAATCTGAAGTTTAGCCACAATTACAAGCAAAATGATTAACTTTAATCTTGTTTTTGA
Coding sequences within:
- a CDS encoding non-structural maintenance of chromosomes element 4, giving the protein SIDYWEFITKESFEETVMRAYLISFLISGGYVKLKIDPIEERMTLIPRKIDEKSDKTITMPRSIAISLDYERWRNVLEVRKGVGRG
- a CDS encoding AAA family ATPase: MEIKKDFITPRDKYRSSTIIEEVILENFMSYEYARIRLKPGLNIICGPNGSGKSSILLGIAVALGQAYTERSRRLSDLIRHGKDVARVSLIFDNRARDGKRPIPIGRSDTFMLSRYLKSDGSYWYEADYREVSKNDVRRLLERFGIHPDNLLIIMHQGMIEEFATMSPQEKLKMVEESVGFREYRERISDAEAKLSGLISEERSLIQILDTASQTLDYWKSVYDKYLLKKGLKERKEYLEREYVWAQALKYERTLESLKSKLTTHERILEDLKNQIERVGESVQKIRQNLSNLQTQLRKLYFSLLRLEKEKAVGETWIKVSSELQGRIVNLEESLQKILIQIPIESGKDLQNLIPHFTYIVSLMNDKMEEFRRKSSELNKEILEHQAELNDLDKKIESEIEKYVSNRVEEAILNFKKKTVEHEIAGIKRSISDVESSLAQLSTQLERAAPRIETERTVTEIAEEIKLVNAHLESLGDVPEDAVEIYESYSKNYEELKS
- a CDS encoding DUF116 domain-containing protein, giving the protein MVKRRQSTLVRFLRKVAKTKLVSQTISELERFAATLNIDEREIIMLYLESKNTKHKDRFASTPYQNRVLLLPQCLRSKECKAELDQYGYECKGCGGCGIKDIKGEAERIGYRVFILPGGTMVENIFKRFKPHACLGVACLKELVMGICLSERFNIIPFVVPLLHDGCVNTNVDWFEVKKALYLNSTGLSK
- a CDS encoding (5-formylfuran-3-yl)methyl phosphate synthase — protein: MKVLVSVVNLKEAMDALNADVDIIDVKNPSEGALGANFPWVLSEIQRYVGGRAEVSATIGDLPYLPGTASLAALGAASCGVDYVKVGLFGPKNPKEASRMIKTISKSLKGYKSKVIAAGYADYFKYGCVNPLELPQYVANADGAGILIDVKEKNENGLFHYFTTDRLKRFVREAHEYGLTVALAGHLGIGDVAKVYEVGADIIGVRRSVCKIVNNGRVRLDKDLVKELIDVVRRFS
- a CDS encoding acyl-CoA dehydrogenase family protein, with product MDFELSQEQLQIKDEVKEFCEKEFRPEVAIEFERKEEYPIEIYRRAAKLGLTCISVPKEYGGRGLGFFESCLVVEEMCKADSTLGVAVSTGNYGSDLILTYGTEEQKERYLPPICRGEYLSSAAFTEPDTGSDITHIKTTALRFGKEWRLNGTKSFILNAPLANFIVVLAQTDIDANPPYKGETLFVVEKGTPGLFVKNQSGKMGIRCCVTGEVTLKDVRVTDWNLVGELNRGFYNALSFLDKYRVFVAAQATGMAQGAWEIAFKYAKGKHIEGQPLLHHQAIGFPLAEIATKVEAARLLTYKAAKLIDMNRMDPMLSAMAKLYASRVAVEATDFAIQTLGGKGYFSEYRVERYHRDAKVTEIYEGTSEIQRLTILKYLIKRF
- a CDS encoding thiolase domain-containing protein; this translates as MRKVAVIGVGSSKFGVRNDVNILELIFEAFKHSIDDASISPKEIELLTLGSAGAALWYEEVTPAALVAEYCGLSGIGILRCEAACASGGSALATAYWAIASKQVDVAITIGFEKMWQVDTPFTIELIGRAGHYLWEFHNFGMTFPAYYALYARAHMSKYGTDEEDLALVAVKNHKYGSMNPLAHIQKRVTVEEVLNSPIIASPLKLLDCCPISDGATSIILASEDKVRELGIDTPIWIAAIGFASEKASINKRSSYVGLESTVIASQRAYRMAKVSPEQIDVAEVHDCFTIAEIMAYEDLGFCKKGEGRRLIREGQTEIGGKIPVNVDGGLKAKGHPIGATGCSMIYELTRQLREEVTKEGRQVPMKNYVALAHNVGGTGQYCYVTILRR
- a CDS encoding Zn-ribbon domain-containing OB-fold protein is translated as MIESTEPTIRSRELKIVYEIPVKRLISFLEGLKQGKLVTTKCKRCGTVHFPPVADCSNCLNSEMEWIELSNEATIETFTYVTTKPLTFQRDPPYIIAIGRLKEGIRILARLTGMRPEEVKIGMKAKLVIKMISDDRFTYELYPFKDTKDDHREGF